The segment tgccatccctgctgtcctattgctcctgcCACCCGCCCCTGGCCCAGAAGCACAATTTCTGAACCAGCCTCTCACCTGCACTCAAAGGCAGCGCTCACTGGAGGACAATTGGCCGCTTTGTAATTCCCTGCACAAAAAACGTTTTCAGGGCCCTCTTGATGTCCTTGTtcctgaggctgtagatgaaggggttcagcatgggggtgaccactgTGTACATGACCGAGGCAATGGCACTGGCAGATGAGTTGTCACTCGCTGCAGAGCTCAGGTAGACCCCTATGCTTGTGAAATAAAACAGGGTGACCACGGAGAGGTGGGAGACACAGGTGGAAAAGGCCTTATACTTGCCTTGAGCCGAAGCAATGCCACGGATGAAGGAGCCGATCTTAGAGTAGGAGTAAATAATCCCCAGTAAGGGACCCCCGCCCAGCATGACAGACACACAGTCCATGACCACGTTATTCAGATACATGTTGGAACACGCGAGTTTGACCATCTGGTTGAGTTCACAGAAGAAATGAGGAATCTCCACCCTGGTGCAGAAGGACAGACGGAAGAACACTAAGATTTCAAAGGAAGCATGAAATAGACCCAGCATCCAGCACCCCAGGACCAGCAacccacagaggcgggggttcatgatgaccgtgtagtgcagggggtggcagatggccacaaagcggtcataggccatcacagtCAAGAGGAAGTCATCGAGACttatgaagaggaggaaaaagtaTATCTGGGTGATGCATCCTTCGTAGCTGATGTCTTTTCTTTGCAGCAGGATGTTCTGCAGcatcttggggatggtggtggaggtgaagcagatgtccaccagGGACAGGTtgcagaggaagaagtacatgggcgtgtggaggcgGGAGTCTGAGCTGGCGGCCAgaatgatgagcaggttccccaagaCCGTggtcaggtacatggacaggaagatcACATAGATGAGGGGCTGGACTTCCGGCTCCTGGGAGAGTCCCAGGAGGAGAAACTCTGACATGTGGGTGTTGTTTTTCGCTGCCATACGCTGGCTCTGACTTGcaggaaagagggagacagatgaTTACCTTTCACCTCATCTGCTGAACTCACAGATTTGAAAAGCAATCACACACGTTGTGTCATCAAAGAAGTCATTGAAAATATGATCCAATTGGATAAGGCATGAGAACAGCAgggtgggtgcttgtcttgcacatggccaggtttttttttttaatttgctttttgggtcacacccagcgatgcactggggttactcctggctctgcactcaggagttactcctggcggtgcttgagggaccaaatgggatgctggaaattgaacctgggtcgggtgcgtgcaaggcatacgctctacccacagtgctattgctccagccccactggccgggtttgatccctggcatccgtatggttccctgagtctgctgGGAGTgagctccaagcacagagccaggagtaagccctgagcactgctgtgggtgGCTTGGAAaaccaatgaatgaatgaatcaataaataaaatcctaaCAGACTGGATTCTGCCTCTTGAAGGAACCCCCCAAGTCACTTTCTCCACTCATACTTTTCCTCTCTTTACAGTTTTCATTAGAATTTTCTCCTGTATTGGAGGCCAGAGCCTTTCTCaatgctgacccgggtttgatccctgacacttcacaggatcccctgagcacagagccaggagtcagctctgagcactgctggttgtggccactcaaaacaaaggaaaaaaaaaccaagaattttTCCACAGGGAACGGAactatagtacagcgagtagggcgtttgtcttgcacatggccaactgagttcaatccctgacatcctatgtggttcctgaagcactgccaggagcaattcctgagtgcagagccaggagtaacccatgagcattactggatgtgaccccaaaagcaaaaaacaagagctttttttttttacgatCTAGGAACATGTATTGCATACCCAGAATGCTTCAGATGTTCCCGCAGTGCTGTTTATGAGGGACCAACGAACAAATCTCCCTGCAATTCCGTGAGAGTGAAAGAATCCCTAAGACAATAACATTCTGTAAGAGAGTTCAGTGACCACAGTGGTAGGAAgcaaaggcaagaaaaagaaacttattaTGTCAaggatagctggaaatgatcatttaggacaagaactgagtgctgaaagggggtaaagggatatacatgataacctttcagttcctgtagtgaaaatcataatgcccaaaaggaaaaagagcaagAGCGAGCGGGAATGAGAGAGAgatgatagagaaagaaagagagagagagagaagaaaagtgcctgccatagaggcaggctgggggaggggaatgggagggaaactggtggtaggaagtatacactggtgaagggatgggtgatggaacattgatTGTATGACTaccacccaatcatgaacaactttgtaactgtatctcacaatgagtcaataaaaatgtatatataaaataaaaaagaaaaaaagaaaaaggagacgATGAATTAGAATATTGGGTTTTCCATGGACAATAGGGAAGTCAATCTACATGGGAACAAATTTGGTGGAGATCCAGAGGGGAGGAATGATGTGCTCCACAGGGCGCAGGtcatgcaaaggccctggggaagGTCTGTCAGATGCCTGGAGGGAACAGGCTGGGGAGTAGTGGGAGACACGATGCTGCTCAGGTCCCCACTCAGGAGCTTCCTAAGACACAGGATGTGCCTCCCAGTACCCCCTCTGCTCAGCCCCTTGGCCTGCCAGAGACTGCCACATTCCCTGGATCATGGCCCTGATCTGGGGGGCTCCTCTGTTGAGGAGTTCACTGGGAAAACAGAAGCTACCTGAGGACCTAGAGTACGGCACCCGCTCTCGGCCCCCgggtcacacacagcagca is part of the Sorex araneus isolate mSorAra2 chromosome 2, mSorAra2.pri, whole genome shotgun sequence genome and harbors:
- the LOC129401764 gene encoding olfactory receptor 7A10-like → MAAKNNTHMSEFLLLGLSQEPEVQPLIYVIFLSMYLTTVLGNLLIILAASSDSRLHTPMYFFLCNLSLVDICFTSTTIPKMLQNILLQRKDISYEGCITQIYFFLLFISLDDFLLTVMAYDRFVAICHPLHYTVIMNPRLCGLLVLGCWMLGLFHASFEILVFFRLSFCTRVEIPHFFCELNQMVKLACSNMYLNNVVMDCVSVMLGGGPLLGIIYSYSKIGSFIRGIASAQGKYKAFSTCVSHLSVVTLFYFTSIGVYLSSAASDNSSASAIASVMYTVVTPMLNPFIYSLRNKDIKRALKTFFVQGITKRPIVLQ